In the Lutra lutra chromosome 12, mLutLut1.2, whole genome shotgun sequence genome, CTGGTGCCTGGAAAGCCACATTGCCTGACAGCTCTATTATTAGTTGGTGTGACTAAGTGCAACATAAAGACTTAGCTtcacacaaactgagggttagaACTGTTTGATTCTAGACCTATAACTACTCAATGAAGGGAAACAAGTAGTATCCTGGAGCTTTAAAAGTGGTATGTTAACTGTTATGACCACAAATAAGGGCACAGCCATCTGTTCTCTTGTCTGCAAACTAAGCATTTTCTTGCTTCATGCCTGCCTTTGCCTCATATTTTTGGTCTGCAGCTGagcggggtggcggggggtgtCAGAAATGACTATCATGGGGCTCCTTAACTGAAAATTCCCACATCCAAATTCATGCCAATCCCCAGCCCCCAGAAAGGAGGAACCTGTTGTAGGTCAGAGGTAAAGTGGGCAGGATCCGGCTTTTTAATGCCTAGTGGACCATTTGGAAATAACTACCACTGTAGACCATTCTAACGCTGAGAAATGGCTTTGTTcgcaccaccccccccccccgccgccccataTATCTGGTGCCTGGGTCCACACCTTAGTCAGAATCACTCCATATCCCATCAGTCTTCCTTCTGAGCATTTGATACAAATGCTTGATGGAAACTAAACATGTAAGAGATCCATATGCGTCAGGTAATGCAGAATTCAGTGATGGTCTTTTTCTGCTTGTGGCAGCTGGCTGAGAGGGTGGCTGTCAGTCCACTCAGCACTGCCCACACTGGGCGCTGAGGTTCTTGGGGATTTCTGTAATTCTCATTGGCTCTGTGTCTGAGTGGGGGATAGGGGAGAATCAGGGTAATCCAAATCAAGACGGAAAACCATAAGATTATTATGTGgatgcagaaaaggcatctgataaaatttctgttcatgataaaaactcagcaAACTTCACCTTCAAGTTGATGGTACATTTACACAGAGCCTGTAGTAATGTCATACTCAGTAGCAACAGAAGTTCTACCTTCCGTGTTTCTATTCAGTATTCTACTGGCAGCCCCCGTctgtgcaataaggcaagaaaaagcagAGGTATAAAAGacacagcaggggcgcctgggtggctcagtgggttaaagcctctgccttcagctcaggttatgatcctagagtcctgggatcgagccccgcatcgggctctctgctcggcggggagcctgcttctcccccccccccccccccccccgcctgcctctctgcctacttgtgttctctctctctgtcaaataaaatctttaaaaaaaaaaaaaaagacaccttatATGTTGTAGGTAATTTGATTGTACACATGATCCAGATCCACAGCGTCTAAGTCTGCAGGGTACTTTTCAGTCCTCATTTACCCAAGCTGTCAGTCTCTCCCTCCTCGAAACATTCCTTCACTTGTTCTCTTGCGCTCCCTGCCCTCTGCCGACTCCCTTGGTTGGATCTTCCACCTCCTGCCAGCGGTAGGGAGGCCCCAGGGCCCAGTCCTCACCCGCTCCTGTCTGCAGTTACTCCCATGAGGTCTCCCAGTCACCGTGCTGGTGTGTAATACATGGCCACTGGCTCCCTGAAACTCCTCAGGTGCTTAGTGGCCACATTGGACAGCTAAATGAGCAGCTCTGCTAGAACATTCCCACCACAGCAGGAACTCCTGTGAGGCAGCAGTGCTCTGGACCACCTATTTCTGCCCACAGTCGCCATCATTTCTTGGATTATTTGTACTAAGTGGTGCTCCTTGTCCCCCTTCAGCTCATTCTGACACAACTGCCAGACCTCAAAACCCTCCCTTGTCTTCCATTTTCACTTGTTACAGATGCCTTAAGGTGATTTTTAACATCCTACAACTTGGTTCTCACCTCTTTGCCTTGCAAGATTTTCCAGCTGCTTGTCCTGGAGGCCCCTTTTGAACAGGCCGGGTCCTACCAGCCTGCGTTCCGCACTCCGGGCTCTCACGTTTTTACTCACATGTTGCCTTCTGGCTGTTTTATATAAAGTTGTGATCtgaacatacatacataatttccatccccccccaccttaaaattttttctccatAGAACTTTATGTTTACATTCCAGCTTGTCTTTCCCAAACTAGAGAGCAAGTTTAAGCTTCATGAGGGGGAGAACTTACTTGTTTTGTTCATTGTCATAAACCCCCAGTGCCTGTCACATAATAGGCGCttagtgaatatttgttgaacaagtgaaaaatatacagaaattgcCATCCAATAATATTCCATGGATGTTCTCCTGTAGGTCATCAAGCAGTTGATGAAAAAGGAATTTACTCTGGAGTTTTCACGTGATAGGAAATCGATGTCAGTTTATTGTACACCAAACAAACCAAGCCGGACATCGATGAGCAAAATGTTTGTGAAGGCAAGTGTGGCAGACTGCGGTTGAGATGTTCTCACCAGGATTAGCATCCTGGGTGAGCCCAGTAAATACAGCTGTTGACTCCAATCTGTAACATTTCCAGGGTGCTCCCGAAGGTGTCATCGACAGGTGCACCCACATTCGAGTTGGAAGTACGAAAGTTCCTATGACCCCGGGAGTCAAACAGAAGATCATGTCTGTCATTCGGGAATGGGGCAGTGGCAGCGACACACTGCGGTGCCTGGCTCTGGCCACTCATGACAACCCactgagaagagaagaaatgaaccTTGAGGACTCTGCCAACTTTATTAAATACGAGGTTAGCTAACGAAAAGTTTCTTCCCCCACACCCTGCACATTCATTGTGTTCAAACAGTACTCCTTCAGTAAAAGGTCAAATGAGTCTTGCTTTTGCCAAGAAAGGGGTgtggttatttgtttttctgcagCCAAATGCGTTGCCGTTCAGATCTAGCTTGCTGCTTCCAACAAGTGGAAGTGTAGTTAACAGTTGAATTCAAGTCTGTTACTTTCAAGATAGAATAATTAAGACTTGAGCTAAATAAACTTATAAAGCCTATTTTGCAACTCCTCTGTAAAttaagatgttttttaaattgggaatttttttaaacatttgtgagTTACTAAAGGCCTAAATACCAAGTTGGGAGGTTCCTTCCACTTGTCTGTTCATAGAATTCTTTCTCATCAGGTATGTGACTTCCTGAAGCGTCTCCTGAAAGGAATAAGGAATAACTTGGGTACTGGGGGCCCCTAGAGTAGCCCGTATCAAAATGCTCTTATTCCTTGGTGTGTTTTTCATGAAAGTTAAAGGATGATTTAGTTACAAGAACGTAGTACTGTTTTTCATCCTTTCCAGTTAATTGGAACTAATATTGTTCCTCATTAGATTTCTCTCTGTGAATATTAATCTTAGGTACGAGCCACAGTTAAAGGATTTATTATAGGAAATTGCTCTTAATGTATGACTGGCCCTTGTTTTACACCAGAGGAGAAACTAGAATTTCCTGTTTGAACGTAAGATGATTCTTTTGCTGTAGACCAATCTGACTTTCGTTGGCTGTGTGGGCATGCTGGACCCTCCAAGAATTGAAGTGGCCTCTTCTGTGAAGCTGTGCCGGCAAGCAGGCATCCGGGTCATCATGATCACGGGGGACAACAAGGGCACTGCAGTGGCCATCTGTCGGCGCATTGGCATCTTCGGGCAGGACGAGGATGTGACTTCAAAGGCTTTTACGGGTCGGGAGTTTGATGAGCTCAATCCTTCAGCCCAGAGAGATGCCTGTTTGAATGCTCGCTGTTTTGCTCGAGTTGAACCTTCCCACAAGTCAAAAATTGTAGAATTTCTTCAGTCTTTTGATGAGATTACAGCTATGGTGAGTACCTTTGGACTCACGCTACGCAGACACAGCAGATTGTAATTTTGACATAAGTTTTTAGTAACAAGTCCCAGATTTAGAATATCTTGGATTTTTGTCACGATCAGGCTGTTTCTGTAGAGTTCTGTTGACCTGTAGTTGGCATGCTGTATGTTACCTGAGGGAAGATTCTGGAGTAGTTTAGGAAGTAGAAGTATGCCTTCTGAATCAGTTGTGGGGAAATATTTGATGACATCTAGTCTTTATCTTGGTTAAAGTGTacatatttctttgtgttttaagattttattgatttgaggggcacttgggtggctcagcgggttaagcctctgccttcggctccggtcatgatctcagggtcctgggatcgagccccacatcaggctctctgctcagtggggagtctgctttcttctctctctctctgcctgcttgtgatctctctgtcaaataaataaataaaaatctttattttaaaaaaaaaaagattttattgagagtgagtgagaatgaaccagagggagagggagaagcccactccccactgagcagggagcccgatgcaggactcgatcccagaaccttgggatcatgacccaaacagaaggcagacatttaacaactgagccacccaagcacctcaaaaggatacatgtttctctttcaggttttctaaaaAGTGATTCAGGGTATAACTCTTTGCTGTTCCATAACCCTACCTGAGGTTAGATGTACTGGTCAGGCATTAAGAACTGCCCATGTGCGAGGCATTTGCAGTATTCTTACCTACTGTGACTCTGCACCCAGACACATTCACCTTGTGTAATATTTGCTTTCTGTTATCTgtaaaacttgaagaaaataatgTTACTTGAAAGCAGATATTACAGGTATACtacctttccccttccttcctctcctcctcttctagAGGGAACCACTGTTGTGAATTCAGTGTTGGGTGTtcaggaaaagtttaaaaaacaccCATGGGGATGATGGCTGTGTATCTGCAGACAGTATTCAGTCCTTCTGCATGATCGTGACCTTTGTAAACGGCATGTTACGGTTTCCCTCTTTCTGCATTCTGCAGCTGTTCTACTTGAGATTTCTCTGTGTGGATACAAGTGCTGTGTCTTAACTGCCATGTGGGCggttttgggtttggtttgcttaaaaaataatataatgaggggcgcctgggtggctcagtgggttaaagcctctgccttcagctcaggtcatggtctcagggtcctgggatcaagccccgcatcgggctctctgctcagcggggagcctgcttcctcctctctctctctgcctgcctctctgcctacttgtgatctgtctgtcaaataaataaaatctttaaaaaataataataatataatgaattttGAAGTCCTTTTTGTTCCACTTCCCTCTGAAGTCTCTTCAGCTCATGTGGCAATTTTACGTTTCCCAGATGAAGTGTGTTTTGTGATGCCACCTTGTAAAAATGAGAATTCTTTATCTGTGCCCAGAGGGCCACGGCTCCTGTCATTGCCCGCGCTTCAGGATGGCCGAGCCTTTGTCAGGCATGTGTGTGACGTGGTGGCAGGTGTGCATAAACCAGCGGTCACATTCCCTTTCAGACTGGGGACGGCGTGAATGATGCTCCCGCCCTGAAGAAATCTGAGATCGGCATTGCCATGGGCTCTGGCACGGCAGTGGCTAAAACGGCCTCAGAGATGGTGCTGGCCGACGACAACTTTTCCACCATCGTGGCTGCGGTGGAGGAGGGGCGCGCCATCTACAACAACATGAAGCAGTTCATCCGCTATCTCATCTCCTCGAATGTGGGGGAAGTGGTCTGGTGGGTCCCCATGAGAGATCACTTGTAGTCCCTTGAGGTCGGGGCATGGGATGACCAGTTTTCCAGATCTGTTGTTCGTAGGGCAGCAGCTTTGTGAGTCGGGGGCGGAGGGccgggcaggaggaggaaggtggaggTTCTTCCAGCCCAGGGGAGGGCTATCCTATGGCTGCCCTTGTGTGTAAAGGATGCCCTTGAACATAGAAATGAGTTTTACTGGGTGAAGTAATGTAAAATTTTTGGCCTTCTAACATTGTGCTTGAACTCGAAATAAGGTATAACCAATGTGCTGTGGTGGCCCAAAAGTAATTTCAAGCAGTCATTGTTAACTGTCCATTGATTTTATGGAGGGGAAGAGGGCGCTCAAGCTGTGTCAGTCGTGGCCAAAATAATTTggggtctttctctttcttcggGTGGAAACAGTATCTTCCTGACAGCAGCCCTTGGCTTTCCTGAGGCTTTAATTCCTGTCCAGCTGCTCTGGGTCAATCTGGTGACAGACGGcctgcctgccactgccctggGGTTCAACCCTCCCGACCTGGACATCATGAACAAACCACCCCGGAACCCGAAGGAACCCCTGATCAGTGGATGGCTCTTTTTCCGTTACCTGGCCATTGGCTGTGAGTATAGTTTTTATATCGTTGACTTTTAAACCACATGTTTATGAGGCAAAATTTTTGTAAATTCATTCCTTAAAAGCACATTCTTTCTATCTGTATTAGGGTAACAAAAAAATGGAGTTTAATAAACTGTATACCCAGTTTACAGGAGAGTTAATCCCTTGTTTTATTTATCCCTGTCATTCCTTGGGCCTTTGTGAATGAGGTTTTCAGATTTAACCTAAGGGCAGAAGGATGCAGGGGTTTGTCAGGGTCAGGCTTTCCATCCCCAAGCTGGGAAACTCAGCCCCGCTCCccatgagcagaggagggagctgTGCATTCATCCGCAGCGCCTGGGAAACACACAGGAGCTCCGGGCACAGTCCGGTTCCTCATACTTCCTATCTGTGGCCCTCCTGCTTCTGCCTGGCTACCGGTTCTTGTCCTCAATTTAAGAGCTTAAGAAAGTGAGGCCAGAGAGTTAAAATAACTGCCCTGGGGTTCAATAGgaaggtggttttttgtttgtttttttagtatgttcacaTGATTTAAAATTCCAGAAGCACACTGTGGCATAAAGTGGGAAGGTTCTCAGCCAGTCAGTTCTCCTTCAATATAGAATTTCTCTTGTGCCCTCCAGAAATACTCTAGCAAACTGATCTATCCCGTGCATATATTTCTTAAGTGTTGGTGTGCTGTACACATACGTGTGCTGAAGCCTGTATTTCTCCGTTTGTTGGGAATTGCCATGTCAGTACGCGTGTGGCTGCCTTGTCCCTGTCCACCAGCTGTCTCCTGTTTCCTTGTAACTGCCGGGTTGGAGGGAATGTGCGCTTTTATCTTCCGGTAGATGCTGCCACACTGGGACCATCTTCATGGTGTCCCTGTGTTCACTACCCCATTGCTTTGTAATAAACTTGCTCAATTCAGAACCACTTGGTTGGGGGTATCGGTGGGGAGGTGATCCCAGAATCTGCCTTGGGTTTTGCCATGTTGCTTGCATCCTGCACTACCTGCTCTGGTCGTATTTCCACGTAACGGTTCTGCCAGGTCTTTGATGGAGCAAGTAAGTGGGTAACTGGGAGCATCAGTTTTCCTCCGAGTCCTGGGTGGTTGTGACGTGGCGCTCCAGCACAGTGAGGCGCCTCGGAGGCACGTACCTGCAACCGTAAACGTCAGCCGCCGGTTTCAGAGGGTCTTGGCTAGCGTAAGGTCCAGCCAACTCCACTAGGTCCAATTCCTCAGAAACTCTGTAAGAGTTGCTTAGTTTTTCATACCGCACACACCCCTCTCCTTGCAGAAACCCTCTGTCTGGGTGCTTTGGCTGATGGGAGTGAGCAGTTGTTGCTAGTGGCTGCACAGGCTCTCCTGTACCATCGTCGTACCCTGTGTCCCCTCTGCTGGGCACTGGCCCTCGAGGCAGGACCTGCAGTGAGAGCGGGGGCTGCACATGCCGCGTGTGTCTCTTCCCAGGTTACGTTGGCGCAGCTACCGTGGGTGCCGCCGCGTGGTGGTTCATTGCTGCCGACGGAGGGCCAAGGGTGTCCTTCTACCAGCTGGTATGTGtctgccttttctcctctcccttagAGGCAAAGTGTTACAAGGCTGTCCTTGAGCATTTTGTGGTTTGGGTGCCTCCCAAGTAACCTTAACACTCAGATAATTAGCAGTGGCATCTGAGATGATCCTGAAGGACCCAAGGCTTCTCTGGGAGATGGGGTGAGCTGTTGCGTGGGTCTGTGTCCTGGGCTTCCTGTGGAACGGGGACAGGGACCTTGGAAATGTATTTGATTGATGACAAACTTGATTGGGCATTTGTTGCAGAGCCACTTCCTACAGTGTAAAGATGACAACCCGGACTTTGAAGGAGTGGATTGTGCAATCTTTGAGTCCCCATACCCGATGACAATGGCGCTGTCTGTTCTAGTAACCATAGAGATGTGTAACGCCCTCAACAGGTCAGTGAAACCTCGACAGGCTGGGGCAAGAGCTCCACCAGCCAGTGCACCGGGGAACTGGGTGTCACGGTTGCTGGAGGATTTGCAGGAAAGCTCCTCCCTCCCAGAAAGAACAGGCAGCACCAGTTTGAAGAACTTGAGGTTTGAAGAACTTGAGTTGTCGTCACCTCCAGGAAGTAGTGGGAGTGCTTAACCACATGCTCCTTCTGAGACAGCGGGGGCCAAAAATAGGGCCTTCGGTGCCCTTGTATGCCGGTGCCCACAGAGAAGGCACTCTTGCCCTGGAGTAATGAGACAAATGGCATCCTCCAGTTATAAGCCAgtgacaaaaatggaaattttgaaaCGGTATCAGTGTCAAGGGCAATTGAGAGCAGCTTTGAGTCCATTGAAATGGAGTCTGCTGTGCCGAAACCTAGATTTAAAATTGGAAGTTTGTCCTACATCTGAacattcttcctttaattttgcCACAGTAGAAACGTCACTAAGTAGAATTAGGTCAGTGGGCAATGCCGTGTTCGCCACTGCCTTATTGAAGCATGGTTCGGGACGGTCTTGGTCACTCATTGATAGGGCCTTGGCCTTTTAGGCGGGCACATTTCACGTACGTCTCGTTGTTGTGCAGCTTGTCCGAAAACCAGTCCCTGCTGAGGATGCCCCCCTGGGAGAACATCTGGCTCGTGGGCTCCATCTGCCTGTCCATGTCGCTCCACTTCCTCATCCTCTACGTGGAACCTTTGCCAGTAAGCGCTGGTGGGACCAGGGCCGAGGCTGGGGCCTCGTTGCCTGTCCTGCGAGGTCTGGGATCTTGACAGAGCTTTTTTGTGTTTCAGCTTATTTTCCAGATCACACCGCTGAATCTGACCCAGTGGCTGATGGTGCTGAAAATCTCCTTGCCTGTGATTCTGATGGACGAGACACTCAAGTTTGTGGCCCGCAACTACCTGGAACCTGGTAAAGAGTGTGTGCAGCCTGCCACCACGTCCTGCTCGCTCTCGGCATGCACCGACGGGATTTCCTGGCCGTTTGTGCTGCTCATAATGCCCCTGGTGATCTGGGTCTATAGCACAGACACTAACTTTAGTGATATGTTCTGGTCTTGACTGACAGTTTTACATAAAGAAGATGTTTAacttaatcaattaatttttttattgtttaaagcaACTGTCTATTTCTGCTGAATTTTCACATGAACATATTGGCTGGTGAAGGAAATTTCATACTctagattttgttttgcttttctgacTCCAGTGGggcaagattttccttttttatacacATAATTAAAGTGTCCATTGACATGTACAGAGAACTAACActattttatgcaaatatttttttgtagATGAAAAAGCATGTACAGTGTTCTGTTTAATACTCATCCTTGTATAAAACAAACAGTTGAGCCAGCGGACATTGTCAGCAAGTTAATTGGCAGCAGATTTTAGGAAATGAATGTgtgtgggttttggttttttttttttgtttttttttgtttttttctaaaactaaatAGCATGTATTGTGTCTTTTGCATGATCATCTGGATTTAATCTGAGATCACAGTCTAATTTTTATTCATAAGCCAATTTTTCTGCACTGAGCAGAGTACTGCTACCTCAGTCAGTATTTTTTGGTTTGCCACTTCCCTCACTCCCCCGGCCCCCGttcactcccacccccactcctggcccCGCTCGGCTGCTTCTCCCCTAGGTTCCGATGGTTCTGTTTACATCAGTCTTAACAAGAGGTATGCCTGTTCTCGCTTGTGCAGAAAACATTGTTCCAGATTCAATCGACTGGGTTCGAGTCCCCCCACGTagtttttaaggttatttatttaaatgtctaaTGTATTTTATTGTAACAGACATTGTTTTGCCAACATTGCCTATTTCAGTGGCACTTTACAATctagtttaaaaaggaaaataaaacattttaaatggacAGAAAAATAACTGTCTTGTTTTTAAGTGGCTTAGCTTGAACTATAACAAATTGTGTCCAATTAAGTTCTTAGCTCAGAACTTGAGTTTTATTGTGCCCGAGGGGAAGGAGGATGGTGTTCTGCTGCATAGGTAGCTGTAGGAATGAACACATAGGCACCTGTTGTCACCCATGATACTTTTTTGCAAGTTGCTGCTGGCCTGTTTTAGCCTGGTGTAGAGAACATAAGGGGGAgtgcgtgtgtatatgtgtgtgtgtgtatgtgtttttgtaAAAATCTGTAAATAGCACATGACCAAATGAACATATTGTATagaactatttttatttgaatgtgGCACTAACCAACACCATGGTTACTATGATATGTTGCGCATGTTTGAGATCAGTCTTACCAACCGTGTGTAAGTCATTAACTGTCCTAACTATGGTGTTTTCCTCCAATGCCTTCCAACATCCATCAACTAACGTGAGTATTCCCTGGAGCCCTGATGCTTTAGCCTAAAGGTGACTGCCACGGAGTGAGCTAGCTGTGACACTTAACGTCATGTACTGCTGTGCTCTGTGACTGTCCCCGAGAGCAGCAAGAGTATGGTGCGGGGTACCTGTGCGCACGCAGGGCGGGCTAGCGGACCTGAGGTGTGGCGGCGGTGGAGTCCGTGCACGGCCTTGGGACGGCGGCTCGGCCAGATGCTGAGGAGGGCCTGGTGGGAGACAGACTCGTCAGGAGGGCCTGGCTGTGGCGGCAACCAGCCAGCCTAGGCGTGAGCCAGGGTGAAGGCGGCCTAGGCATCAGCTCCTTCCCTGAGCCCCGGCCTGTTCTTACGAAAGTACTGGGGCCAGCCCCGACATGCGATAAAGGCTCAGTGTTTGGGGGAAAGTTAATGGACATTAAGCAAGGTGCTGCCAGCTTCCCAGGTCTGAGTATAAGGGGATGGCAGTCCCGGCCTGGCTCACTGAGGTCTCTGAGGAAGGGAAGTTGGTTTGTTTGGCATAGAATatagagggggaaggagggtgggttTTGCCGATTTGGGCATAAAAATTGGTTGATCAAATGGAAGGAGCGCACCTTGGCTGCAAACCAAGATAGGATAGGATGTCTGAGCTTGCTGGTGTGTTAGTCCGGGGAAGCCAGACTTACCAGACAGCTTTCCCTGATCCGGTTCCTTGATAGAGTGGCATTTGCAGAAGAAGTGGAATGTGGTTTGCTGCCGTCAGAGACACACGCAGCCCCAGATGGCCCTGGGCCGGCTCTGGCCTTGTGGTTTCTCAGCTTCAGGCCTGTCCAGCCCATGGAGGTGGTTCAGGCTCTGCTGCTGAGAAACACGCCCATGGGAGCCCCTCCTCAGCCACAGAGCTGTTGCAGGCACATTCCTGGCCTCGGGCCTCCCGCAGCACGGGACAGGTGCCCAGACCTAGCCTCACCCAGCCCTGGCAGGAAAGCACAGGCGGGCTCTGCTCTTGCTGCCATCAGGACGAGTCAGGGTAATGTCGTTTTCAAACTCACCAAAACTTGTCCGTGTTCTCCTCGA is a window encoding:
- the ATP2A2 gene encoding sarcoplasmic/endoplasmic reticulum calcium ATPase 2, which produces MENAHTKTVEEVLGHFGVNESTGLSLEQVKKLKEKWGSNELPAEEGKTLLELVIEQFEDLLVRILLLAACISFVLAWFEEGEETITAFVEPFVILLILVANAIVGVWQERNAENAIEALKEYEPEMGKVYRQDRKSVQRIKAKDIVPGDIVEIAVGDKVPADIRLTSIKSTTLRVDQSILTGESVSVIKHTDPVPDPRAVNQDKKNMLFSGTNIAAGKAMGVVVATGVNTEIGKIRDEMVATEQERTPLQQKLDEFGEQLSKVISLICIAVWIINIGHFNDPVHGGSWIRGAIYYFKIAVALAVAAIPEGLPAVITTCLALGTRRMAKKNAIVRSLPSVETLGCTSVICSDKTGTLTTNQMSVCRMFILDKVEGDSCSLNEFTITGSTYAPIGEVHKDDKPVKCHQYDGLVELATICALCNDSALDYNEAKGVYEKVGEATETALTCLVEKMNVFDTELKGLSKIERANACNSVIKQLMKKEFTLEFSRDRKSMSVYCTPNKPSRTSMSKMFVKGAPEGVIDRCTHIRVGSTKVPMTPGVKQKIMSVIREWGSGSDTLRCLALATHDNPLRREEMNLEDSANFIKYETNLTFVGCVGMLDPPRIEVASSVKLCRQAGIRVIMITGDNKGTAVAICRRIGIFGQDEDVTSKAFTGREFDELNPSAQRDACLNARCFARVEPSHKSKIVEFLQSFDEITAMTGDGVNDAPALKKSEIGIAMGSGTAVAKTASEMVLADDNFSTIVAAVEEGRAIYNNMKQFIRYLISSNVGEVVCIFLTAALGFPEALIPVQLLWVNLVTDGLPATALGFNPPDLDIMNKPPRNPKEPLISGWLFFRYLAIGCYVGAATVGAAAWWFIAADGGPRVSFYQLSHFLQCKDDNPDFEGVDCAIFESPYPMTMALSVLVTIEMCNALNSLSENQSLLRMPPWENIWLVGSICLSMSLHFLILYVEPLPLIFQITPLNLTQWLMVLKISLPVILMDETLKFVARNYLEPAILE